Genomic DNA from Telopea speciosissima isolate NSW1024214 ecotype Mountain lineage chromosome 2, Tspe_v1, whole genome shotgun sequence:
CTCATTTACATGTCCGATGTTCCTAATTGTGTTCTTGGTTCTAGATAGGTTTATTTGTGTATAAACTACTTTTCAGACTTTCAGTATGATATCAGATGAAACAATATTTTGTTATTATTCCAAATTAATAAAATGGAGGCTTTTATTCCTCTTAATGTATTTTAACTTTATTAGAGGCATCGTTTTCTGCAAGCCATTTAGGGTGACAATATAAAGCATATTGGTTAACTTTCAACCTattcaaaggcctccgttggTGGGCTTTGATGTCTTCAATGAGTTGGAAAATTTAAGATTTTGTTGATTGCTGCCCATCTTGCAGTTTTATTCAAGATGAGAAGCTACCAGCATTAAAAATGCGCTGGCTTTCTTTCTGAGCTTCTCCTTTCCTGAGTTAGACGTACACATAAACTAAATAAAGTAAATGCAATATTCATATGTTAATTGCTTGATGATGGACATCCTCCTTATTTATGGATACCATGTACGGATGGCCTAGCCAATTTTGTTGCCATTTTATCAAATGTCTAATTAGGTTATTTATGAAGCTTCTTGGTATCTCTAATTCCATGGATTCTATAAATTAAAATCTACATTGGACCTTTGTCAAGTGTTTTTGTTTATCTGAAATCTTTGGCTGTTTTAGTATTCAAAATATACAAACTCATTCACTTTGTCTCTTCCAGCAGTGTTTGCCTCAAAGTGATGATCTGGAGGAGGAGGATGCTATCGAGGCTCTTTTTCGTCAGCTGGAAGATGATCTTAAAAATGATGACCCATCTATGGACGATAGTGACGAGGAGATAAGTGAGGAAGACCTAGCTAGGCTTGAACGTGAATTGGAAGAGGCACTTGGTGAAGAGGATGAATTATCAGTGATGCTTGACTTGGCTGAGGACCAAATAACAGGTCATGATGATGTTGacaaggaggaagatgaggaggaAGATTTGGAGGAcgaggaggaagatgaagatgaagaggaagaggacGAAAAACCATTGAAGCTTAAAAATTGGCAGCTTCGACGATTGGCTTCTGCTTTAAAGATTGGTCGACGTAAAACTAGTGTAAGCACTCATCTGTTCTGTTTCTAAATGTGGTGATCTAATGAATCTTGTTTGCTTGGCATAGTCATATACATGGGAtattctagggttttagagCATCTGGGCCAAAATTCGGAGGCTGTTCTCCTCCAAGCTCCCTTTAGACTAAAGTTTGACCCTGTTAGACCATTCTAATAAAATGTTATGTCATATAGTTTTTGAGAAGTAAAACATGCCCATTTAGTGCAATATGGAGTTAAGGCTTTGAAGCCTGGTTTGTAAGAAGGTTCTCTGCCATGTGAAATAGCTGATTTTGAAAATCCATAACTTCCGTCTGATAGAGAGTATTCAGGATTAAATTATTATCTGGAGAAACTTTGGTAGGCCCAATCAGGCTGCTGCATATATCCTTgtaaggagtgatttgatttataCACAGACAGACGAGTGATGTATAAGAAATTACACTATTTTCTATGATGACCAAAATACTCCTTACAAGGGAAGGGGGGCATCAAGCATCCTAACAGTTATTGGGTTTGCTGAGGTCTCTATGTGGATGTGTCTCaaacaagagaaaagaaacatGACGTCTTTTTGCCGCATGGTGGAAGCTTTTTAGGATGAAATTCACCACAGGGTAAGATGGTTAGGTGGCAAAATGTGGATCAATTTTGAGCTGCCATATCAGTGGTCACATTTAGCAAGAAAAATGGGATCAAAGAATCTTTATTTGTCAGTTTAGTTGGTATGGCTGAGGAGTTTGGACATAGTAGCCATTTGACCCTATATCCATGTGATGAATTCCAGCCCTGAAGCATTTCTCTTGGAAAAATGATCCCTCTTTTCTGGCCATTTTTTAATTAAGAACTTTAACATTGATGGTTGATATGGAAAACTGGAGAAATCCTGTACATAGTGGGCCATCAGCTGAGCGGCGTATTAAGAAACTTCATACGTGCTAAGTCCAGATGGATGCAAATTCCATTATTACACATTAGCTTCCTTCCATTTGGCCGGAATTAATTGCCAGATAAGAAATCTGGGAATGTATATGTCGGTAGGTCTCATGAGATCAGGTCAATTTTGGTGTTGGAAATCATCATGATGCAACCTGCAATGATTACAAAATTTAGATGGACAAGAATGAATGAACCACCAATGTGGGAATATGGAAAATTAAGTTAATTTAATTTAGTAGATACATGGTCAAAGATGATACTCCACATTCCTTTTGACTGGTGGAAAATATGTACCCTTTTAACTCCTGATAATTAGCAAAAATATCACATACTGAAAATCTTTAGAAAATTTGGTCTTCAATCTGGTAAGAGTAGGGAAATGTCCACTTGTTGATTTCTCCCATATGCACAGCACTATGGAACTTGATTCCATGAGCCTCTTCGTGTTTGGCCTTTGTTTTGCAAACAGAAACGTCGAGACACAAGCCTCCTTGAACAATCATTATAAAGCAACAGGctttgtatgtgtgtgtgtgggagcAACAGGTTTTTTTCTTgttgtgtgtgtgggtgtgggtgCACGCACATGCTAAACAGTCTAAATTATGAACTTGTTAAATAAAGTACTGCATGGATGGTGCTGACTGAGCAAAGGTGGAAGACAGTTTTTTGGCCCCATTGGCTTGTGCATTATCTTGATGTGCATACTGTGGTAATTATTAAATGCCTTATCAGCTTGTGCATTCTCTTGACGTGCATGCTATGGTAATTATTAAAGGCAAGGTTCAGAGGTGTGGGATCTCGTTTCAAGGTTTCGACACTGGGTTTCGACCCTGGCTTTCGTTTTCGATCAGGCTTAataccaagacaacacggagATTTCAGTCAGCTTcaaccgagatttagttccatgattAAAGGCATGATTTATCCTTCATATATGGTCTTCTTTTCAATGTTATAGTAATCCAGGTACGCAATCTAGCTTCAATATTATAGATCAGAAAACTTCTATTTTTGCAGATTAAAAGTCTTGCGGCTGAGCTATGTCTTGATAGGGCAGTGGTCCTTGAATTGCTTCGTGAGCCCCCTCCAAACCTCGTATTGATGTCTGCTGCTTTACCTGATAAAGTTGCAACAGCAATTTCAGAGCCTGTAATTAAAAGCATGGAGTCTTCTCCTGTAGAAGAGAAGGTTGATGTTGTAAAGCCCGAGACCAAGGTGAGAGAACCAGTACATGTAATGCAAAGTAGATGGTCCACTCAGAAGAGACTGAAGAAAGTGCATGTTGAAACCTTTGAAAGAGTTTATAGACGCACAAAACGTCCATCTGTAagtaaatttctttttctatacATCTGCTAGTAAAATTCCTTGTATGTTGGTGCAATGTGTTGGTAGAGAATATGtcagtcaaaacagcatcagataaatggaaataaataaataaaaaaaaaaaaaagaggaaacccGTATTGTTCTTTATGGAATTATTGCTTGTTGCTAAAAATTATGTGAATATAACAGTAGTCATGAGTCGGCCAAAGAACAATACAGCAATTCATGTTGGCTATTTAATATCCAAATTCATAACAGATCTGGAAGAAATAGATATCCTTTTAAAATACTTGGAACTGGTGTGCAAATGGGTACATAAAAATTGCTTGTAAGCATGTCTTTTTATTGTGTTGCTTTGACTCAAAACGTCAAATGCTCATTGATACGTTCAGCTTTGATTCTTTGTATCTTTTGACCAGCTCAATGGTTGCTGTTCCAGTGAGTTAATGagttaaaaataaaagttaCACTACCATAGGTTTTAACTCCCTTGCAACTTCAGTTTTTGACATCATAAATGTACTGAGAAGttctggaaacagcttctctgtgaaagcaggggtaaggctgcgtacattatgaccctccccagaccctgcagtggcgggagccacgtgcactgggtacacccttttattTATCAATTTAAATGTTCAAACATTGCTATAGACAAGAAATATTTATTCCCTTTTCCAATATTTTTCATGTAATAGTGTACTTGTACTATGATGGATTTTCCAAGTTTGCCTGTTTGCTGCTCTAGTATGAGTTCTAACTTCTTATTACCTGTATTCTGTAATATTAAATACTATGATGACTCTCATAAGACATTAAAGTTCAGTAGACTCCTTCCCCATTTACCTTGTATGAATATGATATAGAGGGGCCAAAAAGCCCCCAACTCAAGAACAGAAGTACATGCTTATCAATTCACTCTCCCATCTTTTGGCATTGCTAGTTTCAATGGTTGGGTTGGTCTGTCTTGGCCATCCATTTTAGTCATTCATATATACTGACCTACCTAGGATACCCACCACCCATCTGATGGCATATTTGTGGGCATAAAGGCATAACTGTTATTTTACTCATTCATAAATAATTGCATGCATTACAATGATTTTGTGGAtgctattttaattttcaatggGGTTACATACGTAATGTGGCTATTATTCAATCTATACTGTCACTCTGGACATGTATTAGCTGTATAGGAAGCCTTTGATCCTTACACCTTGCTCAAAAATGACCATGCAGAACACAATGATCAGCAGCATAGTTCATGTGACTAATTTACCACGGAAAAGAGTGCTGAAATGGTTTGAAGACAAGCGCACAGAAGAAGGGGTCCCTGATCACCACCTCCCGTACCAGCGGTCTGCTCCTGAAACTGTCTTTAGCAGTTAAATTGATCTGTAAAAGCTGGTTTGAATgtatttaaatatgatttccttTTTATATTCTATAGAGTATTTTGTGTTCATCTATTGCTGCTGCTTTGACACTTCCAGGTCTCAAGTTAAGATGACTTGTAAAATTCCAAGGGTAGATTCTAGCACTTCATAGGTCCTAACTTCTCATCTGCCTTCAGGTCACAAATTCAGAGTCATAAAATGCGTAGTTCTACCCGGATATGGAATGTCTTCATCTTGTCTTCATCTAGTTCCATGTACCATATGGTGGGACCTGGCCCCTGTATTAAAGTGGGACTCTCCCCCAATATTGGATCTGATTAAGGATCCATACCTCACTGAACCACTGAGTGTCAGCCTTGGAAAAATTTCCTTAATTTCTTGCAACTTTTTTTTGGCAGGCAATACAAAGGTAGCTCTCTTTCTGCCACTTGCTGGAGAAAATTGCAATAggaaagtagttgatgtggcaACTTTATTGATCCATTTTGGAGCTGCCTTTTCATTAATCATGTTTGGAAAAGACCCATCCTTCACCTATGACCTCAAAAAAGCCTAATTTATCTTTAGATGATGGAATTTCTTATTCTCCAATTTCTAAATGCTAGAGGGAATGCTAAGTTGCTTATTTTATCCTTAGGTACTGGAAAACCCACATTGACATGATAACTGATGATAATCTTTTAGATTTTAATTGACTTGGTGGGATTGGTAAGTAATATTCTCCCACACCCCCTAGTATAAGGCCTATCCTAGAAATATTAATAGAAAATCATGTATTTCCCCAGTTAAATccattatatattatttatatgtaaaataagaaataaataagtcGAAATCTTTCATGACCTTATTGACCTGACCGgatcagaaaaaaataaattaccttatttatattttatatagttTATATAATACGGTTGCGCTCCTAATTGAGTTAGCTTAAGTTGAAAAGCAATAGTTGTGGATCGACTTGtaaggggattttttttttttttttttggtaagagctTGCAAGGGTTGACAAATTCAATTAAGTTGATTTGGGAAATTTAAATAAGGGACTTTATAAATGACACTTCTATGGGTGTATTAATTGTCCTTTTTTATTTAGCTCTCAAAAATTCATATGGAGTAATAAAAAGTTATCAAAACAATTTGAAAAGTAacttatcattatgttataattgtttttattcattttaccagtatacatgtgaaataacGGATTTATCCTCAAATCTTTTACATTaaacatgcaaaaaaaaaaaaaagattacaaatcatagttgtcaaattGTCTAGGTGAcacaaggcattggagagtttATAAACATAAGATGACACAAACAAGACGACTAAGGTTCCCACCTATGCGACCAAGCGACGTGTTGATAattaattacaaattatttaacaccttaAAGCTTATCAATTAGGAAATCCTTCTAAGAAATATCATATGTGATGCTGATTATAAGCATGCTCCATCATGCGGAAAATAGTGGATCATTGAATCCATCGaccttaaaaaaattaaattttttttttttaaaagtgctCCATCCATCAACTGCACTCACAGTCCCAATCTGACATCACCGGTTCCAAACTTCTCCCTAAGTCAATGAATGGTTTGGGTGGGGAGGTTGGTACAAATTTCGATGTCCACCAAGTGTCCCATTGTTGGTGCACCCATGTGTTCTTTGGGTCCTCTTGACCCTTcctctatatggtctcaaggaaatagtttttcttttttttggaaggaaaaaTCTCATACCCAAGTTGTACAAATTAattatcaaattcaaatttagaAGTTTCTACACAGATTCACTAATTAAACTAGTTTTGACTTGGATTCAAATGGTTGGAGCATTTTCTTATACATTTCTCAATTAATTGATTGATATTACTTAGTATTAATCCCAGTAATTATTGAGTTCTTACCTTCATATATAGCTAAGATGGGGGGGTTTGGATGAATACTGATGACTAGTCAAATAAGTACTTaggaataaaaattaaaagaaaattaggaATTTTGTGTAATTGAAGTATATAATAAAGTCATAATTACATCATTAGCTATAAgaagtttattattattatattttgtgGGAGACATCACACATGCCCACTgcccctctcttctttctcttcctctctccacatatatacatatataaagaaagtTGTCTGAATAAGAAGCATATAGGCTTTAAAATTCTCTCCTAATTCATTCACTTAACAGAAATCTATAGATCCTATAACAGAGTGtgtgagagacagagaaagagagaggggttGTGGTCCATCATGGCTGGTCTGCAAAGGTCTACAATATCGTTTAGGAGGCAAGGTTCATCAGGGTTGGTATGGGATGACAAAGTATTGTCAGGGGAGTTAGCTGAGATGAATAagcagaaagaagaaggaacagaAGAGCACAGGGAGTTGAGAACAAGCAGAAGTGTAAGGGCAGGGAAGACAAGAGTAGATCACCACCAATCGGATGCAACGAAATTGGAGCGTAGCCAGTCGGAGGGCAGCCGCCGGCGACGGCAACGGCAACGGCAAGGACAAGGGTACCGGACTGAAAAGGAGGTCTTACCTGTCGTAGACCCACCTTCTCCTAAAGTGTCCTTCTGTGGCTTCTGTACTGTCTTCAAAAAGCCAGAGCAGCAGATTCGTAATCATCATTCATCACCTGGCCAGTAAGCACAAGTCCTAGCCTTGGCCACTTATTATGTTAATTGCTGGAGAGATCATTTggcctcttttccttttttttggtttttctggTTGTTTCTCTATTGAAAATACAGAGATAGAAAATCCAAGTCGATCAATTCCATCTCAAAGTTTCAGAATGACATGAGATGATCAAAGAAAGACATGCAGGTCTGTCTAAATATAATAGACATGGGACCATTAATTaccaccatcatcttctttaattgcttcaattctctctttctttctttattagaCATGGTTTTGTAgttttcttgtatacttttgaACTTGTAATGCTTGTGCAGTTGTGCATATGGGGGTGTCTTCGTTTGTTTGGGTCCTGCAGAAATGATTTTGATGTATAAACAAATCCCAATGAAAATTTTGAGGttccctcatctctctctctttctaacttaGTTTTTTGAACATACATATGGTGTCTTTGTTTGGGTCCTGCATAAATTATtttgaactctctctctctctctctctctcatggatTCAGTGCATAGTATCGGATCAGATATCAGCCATCCTGAAACCGATACAATACGGACATGGGTCAGCACAAATTGGCTTATATtggacaattttgcccttgattttttttaaaaaaattaaagtttttGACAGTTTTACCCCTAATCTATACTATTCCATTGATACGGATCGGATACCCCGATACCTGATACAACCAATCCGTtatcgatacctcaaaccatgcttctctctctctaaaacaAACATTAGGCAATTGAATTCTGATGAGCTTGAGGGTTTCATGTGCCAAAAGGCGCATGTTAGCTGGTGTatgggtggagagagagagagagagagagaaaactaacataattattgatttattattaagtaattaattaaaagataagaagaagaggTGGTGTGGGTTTGGCAATTTTCAGGCGTGGAGTGTGTCATGGTGACGTTTGGTGTTGTCACCAATCagtttctttttatcttctatt
This window encodes:
- the LOC122650988 gene encoding uncharacterized protein At1g15400-like translates to MAGLQRSTISFRRQGSSGLVWDDKVLSGELAEMNKQKEEGTEEHRELRTSRSVRAGKTRVDHHQSDATKLERSQSEGSRRRRQRQRQGQGYRTEKEVLPVVDPPSPKVSFCGFCTVFKKPEQQIRNHHSSPGQ